One Luteimonas sp. MC1825 DNA segment encodes these proteins:
- the pth gene encoding aminoacyl-tRNA hydrolase, which produces MDGLRLIVGLGNPGPEHARDRHNAGFRLVDRLAGRAGERFRVDGKLFGETARVQVGGRDVWLLKPATFMNLSGKSVLAALQFWKIEPEQALLAHDELDLPPGTARLKFDGGHGGQNGLRDTMRLLGHGRFHRLRIGIGHPGHKDRVTGWVLGRATAVDDILIERALDDAIDVLPLAVAGDVNEAMKRLHTAAPAGADG; this is translated from the coding sequence ATGGACGGGCTTCGACTCATCGTCGGGCTGGGCAACCCCGGCCCGGAGCATGCGCGGGACCGGCACAATGCCGGGTTCCGTCTTGTCGACCGGCTCGCCGGGCGGGCCGGCGAGCGCTTCAGGGTCGACGGCAAGCTCTTTGGCGAGACCGCCAGGGTGCAGGTCGGCGGCCGCGACGTGTGGCTGCTGAAGCCCGCCACCTTCATGAACCTGAGTGGCAAGTCGGTACTGGCCGCGCTGCAGTTCTGGAAGATCGAGCCGGAGCAGGCGCTGCTGGCGCACGATGAGCTGGACCTGCCGCCGGGCACCGCGCGGCTGAAGTTCGATGGCGGCCACGGCGGCCAGAACGGGCTGCGCGACACCATGCGCCTGCTCGGGCACGGACGGTTCCACCGCCTGCGCATCGGCATCGGCCACCCCGGCCACAAGGACCGCGTGACCGGCTGGGTCCTGGGCCGCGCCACCGCGGTCGACGATATCCTCATCGAACGCGCGCTCGACGACGCCATCGACGTGCTGCCGCTGGCGGTCGCCGGCGATGTCAACGAAGCCATGAAGCGGCTGCATACCGCGGCGCCGGCAGGCGCGGACGGCTGA